A stretch of the Panthera uncia isolate 11264 chromosome E2 unlocalized genomic scaffold, Puncia_PCG_1.0 HiC_scaffold_20, whole genome shotgun sequence genome encodes the following:
- the RANBP10 gene encoding ran-binding protein 10 isoform X7, whose translation MREWRAKVQGTVHCFPISARLGEWQAVLQNMVSSYLVHHGYCATATAFARMTETPIQEEQASIKNRQKIQKLVLEGRVGEAIETTQRFYPGLLEHNPNLLFMLKCRQFVEMVNGTDSEVRSLSSRSPKSQDSYPGSPSLSPRHGPSSSHMHNTGADSPSCSNGVASTKSKQNHSKYPAPSSSSSSSSSSSSSSPSSVNYSESNSTDSTKSQPHSSTSNQETSDSEMEMEAEHYPNGVLESVSTHIVNGAYKHEDLQTDESSMDDGHPRRQLCGGNQAATERIILFGRELQALSEQLGREYGKNLAHTEMLQDAFSLLAYSDPWSCPVGQQLDPIQREPVCAALNSAILESQNLPKQPPLMLALGQASECLRLMARAGLGSCSFARVDDYLH comes from the exons cATGGTCTCATCTTACCTGGTGCATCATGGGTATTGTGCCACGGCCACAGCTTTTGCCCGAATGACTGAAACCCCGATTCAGGAAGAACAAGCATCCATAAAGAACAGACAAA AGATCCAGAAGCTGGTGCTGGAGGGCCGTGTGGGTGAGGCCATTGAGACCACGCAACGCTTCTATCCAGGACTGCTGGAGCATAACCCTAACCTGCTCTTCATGCTCAA GTGCCGACAATTTGTGGAGATGGTGAATGGGACTGACAGTGAGGTCCGCAGCTTGAGCTCCCGAAGCCCCAAGTCCCAGGACAGCTACCCTGgctcccccagcctcagcccccgACACGGCCCTAGTAGTTCCCACATGCACAACACAG GAGCAGACAGTCCCAGCTGCAGCAATGGCGTCGCATCCACGAAGAGCAAACAGAACCACAGTAAATACCCTgcacccagctcctcctcctcctcctcatcctcctcgtCTTCCTCATCCCCATCCTCCGTCAATTACTCCGAGTCCAACTCAACAGATTCCACCAAGTCCCAGCCCCACAGCAGCACCAGTAACCAGGAGACCAG TGACAGTGAGATGGAGATGGAAGCAGAGCATTACCCCAATGGTGTGCTGGAGAGTGTGTCCACACACATTGTCAATGGCGCCTACAAGCATGAGGACCTGCAGACAGATGAGTCCAGCATGG ATGATGGGCATCCTCGGCGGCAGCTCTGTGGGGGCAACCAGGCTGCCACAGAAAGGATTATCCTGTTTGGTCGCGAGTTGCAAGCACTGAGTGAGCAGCTGGGCCGGGAGTATGGCAAGAATTTGGCTCACACGGAGATGCTGCAG GATGCATTTAGCCTGCTGGCGTACTCAGATCCCTGGAGCTGCCCAGTTGGCCAGCAGCTTGACCCCATCCAGAGGGAGCCTGTGTGTGCTGCCCTCAACAGCGCCATTTTAG AGTCTCAGAACCTGCCAAAGCAGCCCCCTCTGATGCTCGCCCTGGGTCAGGCATCTGAATGTCTACGGCTCATGGCCAGAGCGGGCCTGGGATCTTGCTCCTTTGCCAGAGTCGACGACTACTTGCACTAG